The sequence below is a genomic window from Vibrio spartinae.
AACCAATCTGATCATCAATAGTTTTGTTGAAGATGCGGGGTTGCCTAGTCTCGACTTTTTCGCCCCGACGATGATCGGTCTGGCTGTACTTCTCGGGGGCGTATTGATTCTGATTCCGTTGAGCTATCTGTTACCGAATAATGATGAATCTGGGCAGGATGAATTACCTTATTTTCTGGAAGCGACTGTCGGTGATCAGTCACCGCTCGTCGGACGCAGCATTACAGAAAATAACCTGCGGGCGTTACGCAAGCTATTCTTAGCAGAGGTCATTCGCAACGGTGAGAGTGTCCCTTCGGTCGGACCTGATTTTGTCTTACAGGCACAGGACCGGCTGCTCTTTTGTGGTGATATCGAAAGTGTTTCGACACTTCAGGAAATCAAAGGGTTAACCTTGTTTGGTCAGCATCATCTGAATGGTCAGAATTTTGTTGAAGTCGTTGTGAGTTCCTCGGCCAGTTTTTGTCATAAGACCCTGAAATCCAGTCATTTTCGCGAGCGTTTTGATGCTGTCGTCGTGGCCATTCGTCGGGGGCATGAACGTCTGGAAGGTGGTCTGGGGAATATTACATTGACGGCTGGCGATACGTTGGTACTTGTGCCGGGAAAAGAGTTCGAAGCACAACGCCAAGCGCTGCATCGAGAATTCCTATTCATTAATGATTTGGATTCGAGTGCCCGCTTAGACAGCCATAAATCGAGTCTGGTATTACTTGGTTTTACCGCGGTGATTGGTGCGGCATTGCTCCATTGGCTACCGATTATCAAAGGACTCGCGATCTATCTGATTCTGTTAGTTATCTTTGGTATCGTGCAAATTGGTGAATTACGCCGTCGTTTCCCTATCGATATTGTCGTGATTGTCGGTTCAGCATTATCGATTGCCCAGTTGATGATTTCATCGGGACTGTCGCAACGCATGGGGGATCTTTTTATTCACACCATGAACGGTTGGGGCGTATTTGGTGGCTTGGTTGCAACCTATCTGATTACCTTGGTTCTGACTGAGCTGATCACCAACAATGCTGCCGCCGCGCTGGCTTTTCCATTGGGATACAGTCTGGCTGTCGGCTATGGTGTCGATCCGATGCCATTTATTATGGCGGTGTTATTTGGTGCCAGCGCAAGCTTTATTTCTCCCTATGGTTATCAGACCAATCTGCTGGTCTATAGTATCGGTAACTACAAAATGAGTGATTATGTCAGAATCGGTATTCCAATTTCTTTGGTTTACTCTTTACTTGTTCTGACCTTAATTCCGGTATTTTTTCCGTTTTAATCCGTATTGTTTTTAAACAATATATTGATAAGTTTACGTATAAAGGAAGAGTGTTATGAGTATTGCGTCAAATGAAAAAGATGAACATATCGTCTGGCACCAGCACCCGATCGATAAAACATTTCGTGCGACGCTGAAAAAACAGAAACCTGCCGTGTTATGGTTTACCGGACTATCTGGGGCTGGTAAATCAACGGTCGCCGGTGCACTGGAGAATCGTCTCGCGCAATTGGGTTATCACACCTACTTGCTCGATGGTGATAATGTCCGGCACGGGTTATGTCGCGACCTTGGTTTTTCCGCTCAGGATCGTCGGGAAAATATCCGTCGGATCGGTGAGCTGGCAAAGCTGATGGCAGATGCCGGACTGATCGTGCTCACCGCATTTATCTCACCACATCGGACCGAACGGAAGATGGTGCGGGAGTTACTGCCGGAAGGGGAGTTTCTGGAAGTCTTCGTCAATACCACTCTGGACGTTTGCGAGCTGCGTGATCCGAAAGGTTTGTACAAAAAAGCCCGTGCGGGTGAGATTACCAACTTTACGGGCATTGACGCTGAATATGAAGTGCCGTTACAGCCTGAAATCGATTTGCCTGCCGGAGACATGGGAATTGATGCATTGGTTGAACAATGTCTGACAGAACTGAGTCAACGCGGCATTATTGATGTCTCATCGCATTAATCGGTTTTTCTCGGTAGCAACTTGCTGAGGTCGTTTGCTCAGACGGTATGGTGAATGCTGCCGGTTGCATCGGTATGGATCATGAATTTTTGCCCTAACAGGGCAATCATTTGATCATAGTATTGTTGGTTGAGCTTATTACCCAGTAGTTTACACAACTCATTACCGGTAGGACTAAAACGATAATAGAGCAAATGTACCCCCTTGCTCATCGTCTGCAGAGACAGGTTCTTTCCCTGATAATGAAAGGGGAGTGCTGATTCTTGTTCGATTTCACCTGAGGCGAGCTCGGTTGCATGTAGTAAGCCGAGTTCGATCATCACCAGCAAACTCGAATAGGGCAGTTGGAAACTACCCAGACTCAGCGTAATCGTGGTATCACGCTTACCAAAGGTAAAAATCCCATTGTGTGCCCGTATCCCAACGAATAGTTTACGACTGCCATCTTGTCCGAAACTACAAGCCAGTGCGGCTGATTTCTGGAGGATCTGAGCCTCTTTAGGCGTCATATCCTTCAACACCTGCAAAGCTTTCATGGATGTCGAGCCCGGATTGGTGACTTCCCGTTTGAGCACTTGCGCCCACAGTCGCTGCATTGAAGAGTTATGGATATCCTGAGCCATATCGAAAAAGCGGTAGAGCCAGTCTTGATCGGGATCGCCAGCGGTTTCATTTTTACAGGATTTATGGGCAAGTTTGACAATACTCTCGAGGTTTTTTTGCCGCTGCTCTTTGCGTTTACGCTCCCGCTTTAAGGCTCTATCCAGTGGCGAAATGTCGGTCTTTTCTTCACTGATCAGCGCATCGAGACCATGATCTTTGGCAATGTTTTGGATTCGGTGACCACTATCTTTGATGTAGCGTCCTCTTGAATGAGACTTTGTTGTCTCATCATCCTGATGTTCAATGACCGTGGGTGTGCGTTGTTCCATGAATAATTTGATACCGACTGACAATTGAGAGCAATAGTAACAATTTAACGCGGAATGCGAGAGACATCTAGCCGAATTGATCAAATTTCGCTACTCAAAATGATAATATTTTGTTAAAATTGTTACTACTTATAATTTTGAATATTGATGATTCTAGTGAAAAAGGCTCTGTCTATCACCGTAGTATTTATTCTTTACTTTGCTTTACTCGGCTATCTCTCAAGCTTCCTTGTCGTATAACGTCCTTACTGATCATCGTAAGGCTCAATACGACTCCCCTCGATCATATATCCGGCATCAGCTACGTCACTGCTGACAGGCTCCGCTTTGAGTTTACCTACGACATAAATGACATCCCACAACTCCTGAACGGGGGCACCTTGAGGGAACTTAACATAAATAATTTGGTTGGGTGGCGGCGGTGGCACATGGATACATGCTCCGAAATAAGGCACCAGTAAGAACTCAGTGATCGTCTGATCGTCTCCTTCCAAGGGGATGACAAACCCAGGAATTTTGACATACTTCCCGTCGAGTTCTGGTCTGACAGCACCGATATGGCTCTGCTTGGCCGGTGCATTACCGTTATGATTCACGGTCGGCATTCCTTGTTGATCAAACAGTTGACGTTCTTGCTTTGGGATCAGATCCATCCAATCAAGCGTCTGCGGTTTTTGCGCCCCCCAGACTGAAACGGAGCATAGGGTCATGCACAGGAGCATGACCGATGAAAAAGTGTTTCTCATTCAATATCCTATATTCTTATTGTCATACCATCACTGAGTGATTGTCGGTAGGCTCGTAATGCGGGGACAACCCCAATCAGAATCCCGGCGAGTTGTACGTAACCTAGCAATTGCCATTCATGATAACTCAAACGGTTAAGTGTGATCATGATACCGTATTGTGCATGAATCAATGGTGCCACTATCGACATTAAGCCATATAAACCCGCCACGCCAACGAGAATGCCGGCAAAGGTTAATGTACTGGCTTCACTGATCAATAAAGCAAAGACATGCTTGGGCTGTGCACCCATGGCCCGGAGAATCGCCATCTCACGTCGCCTTTCTTGCAAGCTGGTTAACAGACTGCTGAGCATTCCCATCAGGCCGGCAATGACCACAAAGATCGATACGGCCATTAACGCTTGTTCTGCTACCGACATCATGCCCCATAATTCCTGTAAGGCAACCCCCGGGAGAATTGCACTCAAAGGTTCTTTACGATATTCATTGATTTCTCGTTGTAATGCAAATGTTTGAATACGGGATTTCAAGCCCAGATACATCGCTGTAATTTGAGTGGGTTGAAAATGTCGTTTTTCCAGAACGGTGGCATCCGGTGTTTTGCCAATATGAGCCCCTGACTCCCAACCGACATGAATCGCTTCAATGGCTCCCAGAGACACATGAACCGTTCGATCAACCGGTGTTCCTGTCGGGGCCAGGATGCCGGTGACGGTAAAGGGAAGGTGATCATGGCGGCTGAATCCGACATCACTAATCCCATGAGCAATGATAATTTTGCTGCCGATATGATAGTTGAGTTTTTTGGCGACATCGGCTCCGATGACGGTGTCGAACAGTCCGTGGAACGGCTGACCAGCCTGAAAACTCAGATGCTGTTTATGCCCGTATTGATAGAATTTAAAATAATCCAGATTCGTCCCCATGACCCGAAAGCCTTTATGGGAATCGCCCAGCGAAATCGGGACAGCCCACTTCACCGCGCGATGATGGCTGAATTCCTGAAAACTTTTCCAGTCAATATTGTTCGTGGCATTGCCGATCCGAAAGACGGAATAAAGAAGCAAATTGACTTGACCGGAGCGTCCGCCGACGATCAGATCGGTACCGGAAATCGTATTGGCAAAACTGCTTTTTGCCTGCGTTCGGATCCGTTCTACGCCCATGAGCAGAATGACCGAAATGGCCACGGTTAAAATCGTTAAGAGTGCCGTTGTTTTACGATTGAGGACGCTTTTCCACGCCAGATTCATAATGATTTTCATGTTTAGTTTCCTACCCGATTCAATTGCGGCAGACTGAGACTGCGGTTAAACATGGACTCCAGTGTGGGATCGTGGCTGACAAAGACCAAGGTTGCATTGACCTGATCGGCCTCTTCCATCAGGAGTTGAATAAAGGCACTGCGGTTATCGTAATCCAGTGCTGAAGTCGGTTCGTCAGCAATGATTAGCTTCGGTGAACCAATCAACGCCCGTGCTGCAGCAACACGTTGTTGTTGTCCGATACTGAGTTCAACCACCGGCTGATTGAGCAATTGTTCCGACATTTTTAATCCAGTCAGCAATTGATGGGCTTTGTCTTGCAAAGTACCGGCGATGTGCTCACGACGCCGTGCTGAAAAGTGACAGGGAAGCACAACATTGTCGATAACCGATAAATACGGTAGTAGGTTAAATTGTTGAAATATATAACCAATATGATCTGCACGAAAGCGGTCGCGTTGCCTGGATGGTAAATCAGATAACTCATGACCTAAGACGGAGAGTGAACCAGACTGACAGGTATTGATCCCTGTCAGGAGAGCAAGCAGCGTCGATTTGCCGCAGCCACTTGGTCCCTTGATGAATAGATGCTCACCAGCACTGACGGTCAGATGCTCAATGTCAATCGTGAGTGGCGCATCCGCAGCCCACCGAAATTGCACATTGCGGAGCTCGATGACATATTCTGATCCAGATGGTTGTGAATCCTTCATTACTCGAAATCCTCTGAGAAGGCAGGACATGTGAATGCCCTGCCGATGCGTGAAGTTTGATGCTACAAAGAGACCTCAGTCTGGTCTGGGTTCAGCTTAATGGCCGTTTGCTGACGATCCGTAAAGACATTGGTATGAATTTCATGTGAGCGTGGGAAATGGCTAAACCACTGGGTAGAGAGATGATCCAACTTTCCGCTATCCCGGCAGGTATATGTGTATTGAATTGAGAAGGCGGTATGTGTGCCATGCTCATGCTCATCACCGTCATGATGATGTTCTTCATGATGGTCTGCATCTTCATCGTGATCATGATGATGTCCGCTTTCATGGGCGCCGGCATCATGGTCATGATGTTCATGTTCATGTTCATGTTCATGTTCATGTTCGTGATCATGATGGTGAGCCGTTTGACGGACATTGCTATGTTCCAGTGTACAGCCAGCCGCTGAGTTGATGGTGATGAGGTCATCGGCTTGTTCCAGCAGTGCCATCGCTTGATCGAGCGCTTGATGCTCCTGATCCGTTTGTGGCGGATGCTCAAAACCGACGACATCCATTCCCGGTGCCGTGATTTCAACTAATAATGCATCAGCATCCTGAGCAATATTCATTTCGACAACGCCGTGAACATGTGCTTCGTGCTGACGAAAACCTTCTTCAGCTTGTGCGGATACTGCTGTTATGAGCCCTGCAAGTAGTGCAAGGTTATGTATTTTTAACATGAAAAAAACTCCGTCGTTGAGATGATTTAAATACAATTCATGATAAAACCTCGGTCTGGGGCGGTGTCCGATTGAATGCAGTGATCACTTTATTTTTGATCGTGGCCGATTTGAGAGCCGTTCCGTCTATCGTGAAAGCGGAACGGGTCTAAAAATCATGAGCCGTCTGCAAA
It includes:
- a CDS encoding SLC13 family permease, with protein sequence MWEQGVIIAILCGVVACLLLTRVKPSLIFAGAAFITFIAGLIDINDLAANFTNSSLLTLILLVLASAGLEKTRLISWISSNISEGRLGTVIAKLGLSTAFLSSFTNNTAVVISLIGAIKRNQQHAPSKLLIPLSYTAIFGGTLTLIGTSTNLIINSFVEDAGLPSLDFFAPTMIGLAVLLGGVLILIPLSYLLPNNDESGQDELPYFLEATVGDQSPLVGRSITENNLRALRKLFLAEVIRNGESVPSVGPDFVLQAQDRLLFCGDIESVSTLQEIKGLTLFGQHHLNGQNFVEVVVSSSASFCHKTLKSSHFRERFDAVVVAIRRGHERLEGGLGNITLTAGDTLVLVPGKEFEAQRQALHREFLFINDLDSSARLDSHKSSLVLLGFTAVIGAALLHWLPIIKGLAIYLILLVIFGIVQIGELRRRFPIDIVVIVGSALSIAQLMISSGLSQRMGDLFIHTMNGWGVFGGLVATYLITLVLTELITNNAAAALAFPLGYSLAVGYGVDPMPFIMAVLFGASASFISPYGYQTNLLVYSIGNYKMSDYVRIGIPISLVYSLLVLTLIPVFFPF
- the cysC gene encoding adenylyl-sulfate kinase, with the translated sequence MSIASNEKDEHIVWHQHPIDKTFRATLKKQKPAVLWFTGLSGAGKSTVAGALENRLAQLGYHTYLLDGDNVRHGLCRDLGFSAQDRRENIRRIGELAKLMADAGLIVLTAFISPHRTERKMVRELLPEGEFLEVFVNTTLDVCELRDPKGLYKKARAGEITNFTGIDAEYEVPLQPEIDLPAGDMGIDALVEQCLTELSQRGIIDVSSH
- a CDS encoding TIGR03899 family protein, with the translated sequence MEQRTPTVIEHQDDETTKSHSRGRYIKDSGHRIQNIAKDHGLDALISEEKTDISPLDRALKRERKRKEQRQKNLESIVKLAHKSCKNETAGDPDQDWLYRFFDMAQDIHNSSMQRLWAQVLKREVTNPGSTSMKALQVLKDMTPKEAQILQKSAALACSFGQDGSRKLFVGIRAHNGIFTFGKRDTTITLSLGSFQLPYSSLLVMIELGLLHATELASGEIEQESALPFHYQGKNLSLQTMSKGVHLLYYRFSPTGNELCKLLGNKLNQQYYDQMIALLGQKFMIHTDATGSIHHTV
- a CDS encoding DUF3299 domain-containing protein, giving the protein MLLCMTLCSVSVWGAQKPQTLDWMDLIPKQERQLFDQQGMPTVNHNGNAPAKQSHIGAVRPELDGKYVKIPGFVIPLEGDDQTITEFLLVPYFGACIHVPPPPPNQIIYVKFPQGAPVQELWDVIYVVGKLKAEPVSSDVADAGYMIEGSRIEPYDDQ
- a CDS encoding ABC transporter permease, encoding MKIIMNLAWKSVLNRKTTALLTILTVAISVILLMGVERIRTQAKSSFANTISGTDLIVGGRSGQVNLLLYSVFRIGNATNNIDWKSFQEFSHHRAVKWAVPISLGDSHKGFRVMGTNLDYFKFYQYGHKQHLSFQAGQPFHGLFDTVIGADVAKKLNYHIGSKIIIAHGISDVGFSRHDHLPFTVTGILAPTGTPVDRTVHVSLGAIEAIHVGWESGAHIGKTPDATVLEKRHFQPTQITAMYLGLKSRIQTFALQREINEYRKEPLSAILPGVALQELWGMMSVAEQALMAVSIFVVIAGLMGMLSSLLTSLQERRREMAILRAMGAQPKHVFALLISEASTLTFAGILVGVAGLYGLMSIVAPLIHAQYGIMITLNRLSYHEWQLLGYVQLAGILIGVVPALRAYRQSLSDGMTIRI
- a CDS encoding ABC transporter ATP-binding protein; its protein translation is MKDSQPSGSEYVIELRNVQFRWAADAPLTIDIEHLTVSAGEHLFIKGPSGCGKSTLLALLTGINTCQSGSLSVLGHELSDLPSRQRDRFRADHIGYIFQQFNLLPYLSVIDNVVLPCHFSARRREHIAGTLQDKAHQLLTGLKMSEQLLNQPVVELSIGQQQRVAAARALIGSPKLIIADEPTSALDYDNRSAFIQLLMEEADQVNATLVFVSHDPTLESMFNRSLSLPQLNRVGN
- the zrgA gene encoding zinc uptake protein ZrgA, with the translated sequence MLKIHNLALLAGLITAVSAQAEEGFRQHEAHVHGVVEMNIAQDADALLVEITAPGMDVVGFEHPPQTDQEHQALDQAMALLEQADDLITINSAAGCTLEHSNVRQTAHHHDHEHEHEHEHEHEHHDHDAGAHESGHHHDHDEDADHHEEHHHDGDEHEHGTHTAFSIQYTYTCRDSGKLDHLSTQWFSHFPRSHEIHTNVFTDRQQTAIKLNPDQTEVSL